AAGCTCTTTGAGCATACTGTCTGGACCTTGCTTGCCTTGCCATTATATAGAACAGCCGAGTACTCAAAATGTCTTAGTGGatacaaaaaaatccaaaaataattcATAGAATCAGTTATGGACAGAGTTACAACAGCATTTTTCTTTGGATTAAATGACAGAAAGTGGCATTTAGAGAGAAGGCAAAGAGATGGCAGAGGACAATTGGTGAATGAGAAAGGGCAGCTAATTACTATGTACTTAATAACTCATTAATTGAAACAATATTTCTCAATCTATCTTAACACTAATAagatatttgtttaattaatggTGACAACATATATAAAACCATAGTTACCTATTTTTTCTTCCAGCTCTTTTACCAATGAGAGTTGATCATTTTTTACAGAAGACGATTTCTCTAAGGAATCCTAGATTttataggggaaaaaaacaaaaaacaaaaaacccctaaaCCAGAATTCATTTAATTACCCACAATAAAACTGTCATCATTTTCATTCACCTTTACCAAGAGAAACCATATAAATACcgatttgattatttttgttttctattgataGAGCAAGCAACACTAGCTTTATTATGATTATGGCCTTTACTAAAATAATACCAAAGTCAAGATGCATAATCTGACACACACCAAATACATATGTAATAAAGAAATGACTACATGTCATTGCTTATCATAACTTCATAATTTCtaagagaattttaaatttttaactaaaatgGAGTACTGTTATAGctcattttcttaataaacagtgttctttcaaacagaaaaacactgtgtcCTGAGGGAAATTCTGAATTTTTTCCTTGGTTAGTTTGCTGACGACTAGTCACATTTGACTGAGACATACCACATCAAAGTGCTTAATTCATTTGCTAGAAATCTGTCACTTGAGCATAAATGCTAAAACTTTATTTCTGATTTCAGACTGCAAAAAtgttaatgtatatatatttttacaccCTGTGCCCAGAGCTAAGGATTTCTTCAAATCAATAAAACTCAAAATAGCGGTACCTTTAGTAGTATCAATTCTGCTCTCACATCTTGTAGTTCAGATTCTCTTTGTTCCAGCAACAGCTTTAGGTTTTCATGTTCTATTACAAGAACCTTTTCATTATGGACTTCATTTTTGCTGTGCAATGTCTGAGATAATTCTTCAACTTGAGCTAAAAGACTCTGATTTTCAAGGCTTGTATTTTTATTAGTATTCTTCATTTCTAGAAGATCAAGTTGTAGGGCCTCTTTTGTTGATGTGGCTTCTTCTAATTCTTTCCTTACAAGAACTTTTTCCTGCTCAGAGTCTCTAAGTAAAGCCCTAAGTTCTTCACATTGAACTACACTCTCTTCTTGAAGGCCCtgaatctttttttctaattctaataCTCGCTCATCATATTCAGAGACCAAgttatgtttttcttcctttagttTTGCTAAGGATTCACCCACAGCTTGTAGAACTTTTACAATAtcatcttcttcattttcttctaaaatgtttGGCTCCATTTGTTTAAGATAGCCATATAACTGAGTTTTGACAAATGACTTCTGAACTTGCTCATTTTCAAACAGTTTATTTAAGTTATCCTGTTCTTCAACCATTaactggagtttttcttctaattcAGTAACATGCTCTTTAAGGGTGAAATTGTTTTGGGACTGAAGAGTTTCAAAATCCTTACTCAACTGGACCTTTTCAGAATGTAGTCTATTATTTTCCTCATAAAGAGACTTGATTTTAGATGACAATGCTTCTTGGTCTTCAGTCATGGTTTTCATTTGAACCATAATGCTTTGGTCATTTTGACTCTTTTCTCTTAATATTTCGTCTATTTTCCCTGTTAATTCATCTACTCTTTGTCTGAGTTCACTGTTGTGCTGGGCAGTTTGCTCTGCCGCCTCCCTGAGTTCTATGGTCAATCTCTGTTCCCTTTCCCATTTCTGATGGAGATTATCTATCTCTTCATGGCaagttttcattttacttataaAATCACCTTTTTCCTCAGCAAGGGAACTTATCTTTGCTTCTAATTCTTGTAACACAGTATCTTTTTGACCAAGACTGGCTAAGTACATGTCATTGTCTGCCTTAAGGCTCTTTATGGTACTTTCAAGTTCAGGTACTAATTCTTGTTGAGATAATAACTTTTCATTCTCTTGTTGGAGGTGATTCACAGTTTCAAGAAGAGCATCTTTTTCCTTAAAAGCAGTTCTCAGCTTCTGCTGAAGCTCCTGAACATCAGATGCTTGCTGCTGTTTCATTGTTTCAAACTCTTGACTTATTTTTCCAGCAGATTCTCCTAGTTCTGTTTGTAAAATTTCCATCATCTCTCGCAAACTCTCATAATTTAGGATTGCTTCTTGCTTTTCATGTTGTAGATTTTCACACTGTTCCTTAAGACCCTGGATTTCAAACATTAatgctaatttttctttttctgaacctGACATAAATGTCTCACTGAGTTCAGAGATTTCTTTCTGATGGAATTCCTGAAGAcgctgtatttctttattatgttgtTCCACAGCAGAGCAAAGCTGTCTATTTAAATCTTCTTGctcatattttaatttctctaCTACATAGCCCTGTTCTTCTTTAGCCAGCAACAGCTCATTGATTTTAAACTCCAAGTCTTCTCGTTCATGGAAAAACTCATCCTTTATATGTTGAGCTTCCATTTCAAGTTTTAACTTGAGATTATTCATGTAAGTCACCTCATCCTTTAAGATAGCGTGTTGAGATTCCAGCTCTTTTAAAGACTCTTCCAATTGTCTGACTTTATCATACACTGGTTGTTCTGCAAAAGTATCTTCTTGTAAGGGCTCAGTGCAATTTTGGTTCTCTTGGCTTGCATCTGAGGCGCCCTCATTTAAGTTTTCCGATTCACAATGGTCTTTCTCCTGACTGTCCTCACTTCCCTCACACTGTACTCTGTTATCTTTTAGCTTATTTATTTCTGCTTCATGTTCTTTAGCTGATGCTTCCATTTGAGACATTAGCTCATTAACTTCTTCTCTGTGTGCAGCTCTCAGCTGCAAAATCTCTTCTTGGAAAGTATTAATATCTTTTTGGTAGTGCTGAGTGTTCTCCTCAATGACTTTTTGGAGATGAATAATCTCTTGTTTTTTTTCATCACTGGTAGCTTCTAACTGCTTTTGTAGACATAAAATTTGTTCTTCAAATCCTGCCGTAACGTTCTGAATCTCTTCTTGTAGTTGTTTGACATTCTTTTCAGAGTCACTTTGAGATTTAAGCTGCTCTAAAAGCTCTAATTGCTTATTTACTGCTTCTTCCAGTTCTTTTTGTAAGCTGGCTTTGTCTTGACTGTGCTCTGAGTGCACTGCCGCCAATTCCTCTTTCAGGCTTTCAATTTCGTTTACGTAGTTTCTGTGTGACTGTTCAAACTCTTTGTGTGTATCTTCCAGTTTAGTTACAGAATCCTATTACAAAAATAAGCACAAATAAGCCAAAGATGAAAGAAATCTCTGTCTCCATGAAAGGGTTAACTAGATGGGAAAAGAGATGAATAGAATATACGTAGAGTATGAGATTTTGTTTAGGGTTTGTCTTAAGTAGAACTATTATCATCAATACAAAATTCATTACTTAAAGAAATAACTAACAACTAGGAAACCCCTGCATgtgactatctttttaaagataataCATTATGTAAGTTAAAAGGCTTTAATTTATAGCTCCTGAACAGATTAATAAAAgacattttagagaaaataagCTTAAACTTTACAGACAAGAAAGTAAAAATTGCTACTAAACATCCTAAAACTGAACAGATAATAGTATTTAGAATTGTGAAAAACTCAAAATTTTAAGACTTTTATTGAAGAATGACATGACTATAAGAAAGATTAAATGGTGCAAAAAGTAAAATGTTAGTCTACATCTGCATAACTGCATGCTTTCAGTATTATTAGCTGAACTGGGAATGAATCCCGGGCCTCCATATATAGGCAAAcactactactgagctatatccctactcctcttttcacttttttgacacagggtcttacaAAGCtgctcaagctggctttgaactcatactGTAGggcagactggccctgaactctgaATCTCATACCTTTAGTCCCCTGAGTAGCTGGAATTATGGGCCTGTGCTTCCAGAGCTGACTCTTTCATTTGTGATAAAGGGCTAAGATTGGATTAGATATCCTTTAAAAACACTATTTATTGTGTGTCAAtgatgtgggtgtgcacatgccacggcacatgtggaggttatagacaacttgtaggagtctgatttctctttccatcatgtaggtTCTAGGGGCAGGACACTGAGCTTGGAGGCAAACCCCtccatctgctgagccatcttgctggctcctttCATTAGAGACAGTGCCTGTCTAAGTATCTCAGGCTGCCCTTGGTCTTGACATCTTCCTGCCTAAGCCAAGTGCTGGTATGTGTCCCCATGCTTGACTAGATTAGATGCTCAGGATACCATTCAGCTGTAAAATTCATGACTATTCTGTGTAagataacaaaaaacaaaaacaaaaacgaataAAAAACCCCACATTAAATGTCTTACCTCAACCTCTtgcttcattttaatattttccttttttagacATAGACACTGTTGTTCAGTCTCTGCTTTTTCTAGAAGGAGAGCATCCAGGCGCTCAGTGAGTACCTGTTTTGGAATGACATGATttgtttgcctgaggctaaaaaaTAGTgtcttgctctctgcctcccctcccctcccctcccctccccgccccatctCCCAGTCTTATCCTCAGCTCTGCAGCACAATACCTACGGCAGCCTTCCCCGCAcccctgcttccatctcctgtggatcccacagacctttTCCTTCTATCCTCACTCCAGCAACTGTTGCTTTTTCCCAGCCcctcaactccagcaggcaccccCTACTAACCCACAGGCCATGGATGGACCCCAGAAAACCAGGTAGGTGGCCTGCAGACCTTCTCTTCTAGCCCTGTCCCCTTAGATCCAATCCCCCAATattatccccagctctgcagcagaacacctggcagccttccctgcccctcccacatcctgtggatcccacaggtATTTATTTCCGTTCTAACCTTCCTCCCTGCACTTGTTGCTGTGTCCCAGATCCCAACCCCAGCAGGCATCCTCTGCTCACCCGAGGGCAGTCCTCTCTCAGGGCAGTCCTCTCTCAGGGCAGCAAGCAGGCTGAAGGCAGACCTACAGCTATCCTACTGCTCCTGAGAACTCCCTACCCCAGTTTCATTCCCAGCTCTGTAACAGGAAACCCGCTGAggtctcccttttctctctgatcCAATCCCAAAGGATCACAAAGACCTTCTCCTCCAACCTCCCTttccccaactcatcccagtaCCCTAGTCTctaacaccagcaggcattccctgtgaacacatcAGTTGAGCAGGCCAGGAAAACAGCCATCACACTctgaaatccagagaggaaacagaaaccaaggaacaaaacacacagCCAATAAAGACAAATctagaaatcagcacctagacctgtaatcatcccaaacccagataccCAGACGCCAGTGTAAAAACTCAATCAGTAACAGCTAGGCAATATAattccactagagcccagcaggccctgaatattccaaaatagctgaagcataagaaaaagacctcaaaCCAGCCTTTATGAATATAACaggggtccttaaagaggaaatgaataaatccctcaaagaatcaaggaaaataaaaacagtggaggaaatgaataaaatgtttaagACCTGAAAGTACAGAATCAATAAAGGCAACCcaaactgagagaattctggaaatgaaaaatttaggaatctGAACAGGAACTGCAGAGGCAAACTTCTCCAACAGACGACAAAAGATGGAAGACAAACTCAGGCGCTGAAGACATGATATGGATAcataggtcaaagaaaatgttaaatctcaaaaactcctaacacaaaacatccaggacacctgggacactatgaaatgaccaaacctaagaataataggtatggaggaaggaaaagaaacctagCTCAAAGgaccagaaaatgttttcaacaaaattttagaaaaatttcccaacttaaaggtgatacctatcaaggtacaagaagcatataaaCACCAAAGAGAttggactagaaaagaaaatcccctcgccacataataatcaaaaccctaaatatacaaaacaaagaaagaattaaaagctACAATAAAAAAAGACcaagaaaaatataaaggcagacctattagaattacatctgacttctcaatggagactctaaaagccagaagggtctGGACAGATGAGTtgtagactctaagagaccacagaggccagcctagactactatacctagcaaaactttaaatcaacatagatggagaaaataagacagtcCACGATAAAGTCAGATTTAAACAACATAGACCTACAAATACAGGCCTACAGAAGacgctagaaggaaaactccaacctaagacCATGAAAAAATAGGAAATAAGTAATTTCATACCAgggaaatcaaaagaagggaggTGCACACATGTACGTGCACCCacgcacaccaccaccaccaccaacaacaacaacaacgacaataacagaaatcaacaacCATTGGTCACTGAtacctctcaatatcaatggtctcaatttactgataaaaagacatagactaatgGAACGGATGTAAacacaggatccatccttctgctgcatccaagaaacattcttcaacatcaaggatagacattacctcaggtaaagagttgggaaaagatatttcaagcaaacagacctaagaagcaagctggtatagccattttaataaccaacaaaatagacttcaaaccaaaactaatcaaaagagacagggaaggggacTATCCACTTATCAAAGGAAAACTTACTTTTGCCTAGTATGGTagtatatgtctttaatcccagcactcaggaggcagaaggcagatttatttatttatctcaatttatttatttgtactttcTATGTAATTATTCTTAGGTAACTACAGAGACGTGTCTTCTATCAAAATGAGCTGTTATTCCATTAAGGAAGTTTGACTAAGTAACCTAACAAACAGGTGTGTAGCATAAGGAAGCAGTGCCAACATTCACAGGACCACTGTCACAGTCCAGTTTCAGAACTGCAACCGATCTAGAGACAGCCAGAGCCATTCCTTGCAGGAGACAGAGGTTTCAGGGAACAGGAGTGCCATGTGCATGGAAAGAGACACACTGAAGCTATATCCTGAAGCAGCAACAGGTCTGTGATGACCGTCACAGGTGGAGGATAAAGGAAATAGGAAACAACTCTAAAGTTAAATGGTGCAAAATCTGGTGATGCCACTCACCCACCAAGTGGTGGGGATCTGGCAAGCTGAGTTGAGATTACAAGCGAAATGGTTTAAgattccctccacccccactgccGGCAGCTAGAAGTGCAGCTCACAAATCTGGGTCAGTAGTCACTATCCAGTGGTATAAACCTATTCACACATCACTGAAGTACTACACGTGGCCAAGTTTTCTGAggaggacagaggtcagagcAGGAAAGATCTGGAAGTAATACCCATAATGAAGGAGGCCTACTGACTTTTTGTCTGAAATGAGTCAATAGccctctctgcccttctccccTTCATTGTGAGTTAAAGAACTAAAAAGTTAAATCAAGGCCAACAAGGAAGTGACTGAACAAAAAAGCAAGATCATCTCTAGCAGGCACACAGTCCTCAAGGAACTTTTAAATCTATTACTAGACATTTTCTATGAGTTAACAAAACTGTTTCATTACCTTAATAATATCGTCAGTTCCTCCATCAACAGGTTTTGATTTGagttcttcaatttctttgtctaattctaaataattaaaaaaaattctagttcAAAGATTATGAAAATAATTACTACTAAACTGACAATTACAATCTAACAAGAATCCCAAGACTATAAATTAGAATGTATTTAAGAAGTCAATACTTGGAGGATTATTAACTCCATCCAAATAATAgtattccttcctttttttgctttcttaatATGAAAATTTTCATTGGGAAGAGTATGGTCTAAGTACCCACCACCCTGCTTTAGTGCACATGaacaattttgtttcatttgaatctgtattcttttcttcccttcctgtcttttcttaTTCATCCACATATATGTGGAGGTTCTGCTACGTTGTCCAGCCTGGTCTTGAAAACCTGGGCTCAACTGAtgcttctgccttagcctctagAGTAGCAGAAGTGGTTTACTAGGCATGTACACTACTGTGACCAACTATCCTGATAATTTTCTAGCATGTCCTAGgcattctattatttttttattgtaaatattttccGTATACTCTTAAAGCAAGAATTAAACATATCAAACACATATATTGATCTGAATATCTCATCAATACACATCTAATTCTGGAACTTAGGTCATCTTCTCAAAGAAATTACTTTCTTGATTACAAACTGGTccaatttctaaaaataaatttgttttgttctggttagAAAACAAACCTTGGCAGTTAAAACTTTTAAGTTAATGGGAATTCAAGAATTCCCCCAGTCATACTAACAAAGGATACTAATATCATTTTCcttttggaataaaaaaaaaggcatcaaATAGTGAATCAACCAACTTCAGCATGTGCATACACTTCAAATTACAAGAATGTCTGTGGGGTTAAACTCTGTGCCTTTGACATTTCAACTATTTCTCTACAAAAACATAGTTTACAAGAATTTACAATTAATGTGAGATAAAAAGGGTTTCATTTTACAGTTAAAaatactcctctctctctctttatgtaTTCAAAGGTAACCGCAAGGCTGGGCATATTGGTGTAACGACAAAACCCCTGTAATTTCAAACCCAGTACCTGTACACCTTGCTTTAGCTTTCTGTAGTAGCATCATTTGTTTCTTGGCAAACTTAATGAGATCTTCTCGTGGCAACGTTTCCAGCTGAAAGATGTTGTTATATTATTGACTTTTATAACCCATGGTTCTAGTATGTCCCCCAAAAGAAACACAATGTctgccccaaaacaaaaacacactctCAAACAGTCAAGCCAATCATACTTTAAAGTTTAACAAATATAACTTCAACAACTCTAATCAGATGagtcaaaaagcaaacaaaaaccccagcatACAACTCTTACAGATAGACCATTAAGTTCTCTATGTGTACAAGTGGGGGCTGGACCTAAAGACTGGTAGAGCTGTAAAATTCATTCAAGCTGAAAAGTCATCCATGTGCACatgaaaacataaacataacTACAGTCGCACATGAATCGGGTAACATTTATGCTTTAAGTAAAATCTTAGGCTTTACTAACTCTGAAAATTACTTAACCCTTGTGTActactcagtttcttcatctgcagaGTGAGAATCACGAAGGGACTTAGTTCACGACGCTTAAATGACAGAATCGGGAGCTTAGGCAAatgcctggaactcagtatggaAACGATACATTTTGGTAAAAAACCACTACCTTCCAGAATTACTGAGCATTAAGCATTGCACAGATTTGTAAGAACGATCTTATTCAACTCTTTGACTCTGGAGCTGGAGCCAACAGGATATAGCTCCTTGACTCTTCCCCTTACCTAACCCCCTCTTCATCGCGTCACTGTGTAAACTTTCATAAAACATACTAGTTAAATGTCTGAAACAGAGCAGGATCTCTCTGCAGAGCGCTAACAAGGAGCAGGAAGTAAATAAACTGCTTGCAcgtcagaaaattaaaaaaaaaaaaagaacaggaaatcaATGGGCGattataaattaaaatggaaaccCCCGAGGAAAGGTTActtcttttaaagaagaaatcctTCTCCC
This DNA window, taken from Peromyscus maniculatus bairdii isolate BWxNUB_F1_BW_parent chromosome 21, HU_Pman_BW_mat_3.1, whole genome shotgun sequence, encodes the following:
- the Gcc2 gene encoding GRIP and coiled-coil domain-containing protein 2 isoform X1, coding for MSNWTQSFLRDLDFPNQLDLEKDPVQDGVAAAPSGTGKSKLETLPREDLIKFAKKQMMLLQKAKARCTELDKEIEELKSKPVDGGTDDIIKVLTERLDALLLEKAETEQQCLCLKKENIKMKQEVEDSVTKLEDTHKEFEQSHRNYVNEIESLKEELAAVHSEHSQDKASLQKELEEAVNKQLELLEQLKSQSDSEKNVKQLQEEIQNVTAGFEEQILCLQKQLEATSDEKKQEIIHLQKVIEENTQHYQKDINTFQEEILQLRAAHREEVNELMSQMEASAKEHEAEINKLKDNRVQCEGSEDSQEKDHCESENLNEGASDASQENQNCTEPLQEDTFAEQPVYDKVRQLEESLKELESQHAILKDEVTYMNNLKLKLEMEAQHIKDEFFHEREDLEFKINELLLAKEEQGYVVEKLKYEQEDLNRQLCSAVEQHNKEIQRLQEFHQKEISELSETFMSGSEKEKLALMFEIQGLKEQCENLQHEKQEAILNYESLREMMEILQTELGESAGKISQEFETMKQQQASDVQELQQKLRTAFKEKDALLETVNHLQQENEKLLSQQELVPELESTIKSLKADNDMYLASLGQKDTVLQELEAKISSLAEEKGDFISKMKTCHEEIDNLHQKWEREQRLTIELREAAEQTAQHNSELRQRVDELTGKIDEILREKSQNDQSIMVQMKTMTEDQEALSSKIKSLYEENNRLHSEKVQLSKDFETLQSQNNFTLKEHVTELEEKLQLMVEEQDNLNKLFENEQVQKSFVKTQLYGYLKQMEPNILEENEEDDIVKVLQAVGESLAKLKEEKHNLVSEYDERVLELEKKIQGLQEESVVQCEELRALLRDSEQEKVLVRKELEEATSTKEALQLDLLEMKNTNKNTSLENQSLLAQVEELSQTLHSKNEVHNEKVLVIEHENLKLLLEQRESELQDVRAELILLKDSLEKSSSVKNDQLSLVKELEEKIESLEKESKDKDEKINKIKLVAVKAKKELDSNRKEAQTLREELDSVRSEKDRLSASVKEFIQGAENYKNLLLEYDKQSEQLDVEKERANNFEHHIEDLTKQLRNSACQCEKLNSDNEDLLARIETLQSNAKLLEAQILEVQRAKGIVDKELEVEKLQKEQKIKEHVSAVNELEELQLQFEKEKKQLQKTMQELELVKKDAQQTTLMNMEIADYERLMKELNQKLTNKNSKIEDLEQEIKIQKQKQETLQEEMTSLQSSVQHCEEQNTKIKQLLMKTKKELAESKQAETDQLLLQASLKGELEASQQQVEVYKIQLAEITSEKHKIHEHLKTSAEQHQRTLSAYQQRVAALQEESRTAKAEQAAVTSEFESYKVRVHNVLKQQKNKSVSQAETEGAKQEREHLEMLIDQLKIKLQDSQNSLQISVSEFQTLQSEHDTLLERHNRMLQETVTKEAELREKLCSVQSENTLMKSEHSQTVCQLTSQNEALRNSFRDQVRHLQDEHRKTVETLQHQLSKVEAQLFQLKSEPSTKSPASSHQPLKNPRERRNTELPLLDMHTVAREEGEGMETTDSESVSSAGAHVPSLEQLLSSPDTKLEQHLAEPSLWHAEFTKEELAEKLSSTAKSADHLNGLLRETEATNAILMEQIKLLKSEVRRLERNQEREKSVANLEYLKNVLLRFIFLKPGSERERLLPVIDTMLQLSPEEKGKLATVAQGEEESASRSSGWASYLHSWSGLR
- the Gcc2 gene encoding GRIP and coiled-coil domain-containing protein 2 isoform X2, coding for MEDPVQDGVAAAPSGTGKSKLETLPREDLIKFAKKQMMLLQKAKARCTELDKEIEELKSKPVDGGTDDIIKVLTERLDALLLEKAETEQQCLCLKKENIKMKQEVEDSVTKLEDTHKEFEQSHRNYVNEIESLKEELAAVHSEHSQDKASLQKELEEAVNKQLELLEQLKSQSDSEKNVKQLQEEIQNVTAGFEEQILCLQKQLEATSDEKKQEIIHLQKVIEENTQHYQKDINTFQEEILQLRAAHREEVNELMSQMEASAKEHEAEINKLKDNRVQCEGSEDSQEKDHCESENLNEGASDASQENQNCTEPLQEDTFAEQPVYDKVRQLEESLKELESQHAILKDEVTYMNNLKLKLEMEAQHIKDEFFHEREDLEFKINELLLAKEEQGYVVEKLKYEQEDLNRQLCSAVEQHNKEIQRLQEFHQKEISELSETFMSGSEKEKLALMFEIQGLKEQCENLQHEKQEAILNYESLREMMEILQTELGESAGKISQEFETMKQQQASDVQELQQKLRTAFKEKDALLETVNHLQQENEKLLSQQELVPELESTIKSLKADNDMYLASLGQKDTVLQELEAKISSLAEEKGDFISKMKTCHEEIDNLHQKWEREQRLTIELREAAEQTAQHNSELRQRVDELTGKIDEILREKSQNDQSIMVQMKTMTEDQEALSSKIKSLYEENNRLHSEKVQLSKDFETLQSQNNFTLKEHVTELEEKLQLMVEEQDNLNKLFENEQVQKSFVKTQLYGYLKQMEPNILEENEEDDIVKVLQAVGESLAKLKEEKHNLVSEYDERVLELEKKIQGLQEESVVQCEELRALLRDSEQEKVLVRKELEEATSTKEALQLDLLEMKNTNKNTSLENQSLLAQVEELSQTLHSKNEVHNEKVLVIEHENLKLLLEQRESELQDVRAELILLKDSLEKSSSVKNDQLSLVKELEEKIESLEKESKDKDEKINKIKLVAVKAKKELDSNRKEAQTLREELDSVRSEKDRLSASVKEFIQGAENYKNLLLEYDKQSEQLDVEKERANNFEHHIEDLTKQLRNSACQCEKLNSDNEDLLARIETLQSNAKLLEAQILEVQRAKGIVDKELEVEKLQKEQKIKEHVSAVNELEELQLQFEKEKKQLQKTMQELELVKKDAQQTTLMNMEIADYERLMKELNQKLTNKNSKIEDLEQEIKIQKQKQETLQEEMTSLQSSVQHCEEQNTKIKQLLMKTKKELAESKQAETDQLLLQASLKGELEASQQQVEVYKIQLAEITSEKHKIHEHLKTSAEQHQRTLSAYQQRVAALQEESRTAKAEQAAVTSEFESYKVRVHNVLKQQKNKSVSQAETEGAKQEREHLEMLIDQLKIKLQDSQNSLQISVSEFQTLQSEHDTLLERHNRMLQETVTKEAELREKLCSVQSENTLMKSEHSQTVCQLTSQNEALRNSFRDQVRHLQDEHRKTVETLQHQLSKVEAQLFQLKSEPSTKSPASSHQPLKNPRERRNTELPLLDMHTVAREEGEGMETTDSESVSSAGAHVPSLEQLLSSPDTKLEQHLAEPSLWHAEFTKEELAEKLSSTAKSADHLNGLLRETEATNAILMEQIKLLKSEVRRLERNQEREKSVANLEYLKNVLLRFIFLKPGSERERLLPVIDTMLQLSPEEKGKLATVAQGEEESASRSSGWASYLHSWSGLR